Proteins encoded in a region of the Elizabethkingia bruuniana genome:
- a CDS encoding DUF4287 domain-containing protein: MSFQTYIKNIEEKTGKSRSDFEKIALEKGFTEDGKIKKGIKATEIINWLKEDFELGHGHATAMYAYINGKRE; the protein is encoded by the coding sequence ATGTCCTTTCAAACTTATATTAAAAATATTGAAGAAAAAACCGGAAAGTCTCGCTCAGATTTTGAAAAAATCGCCCTTGAAAAAGGATTTACCGAAGATGGTAAAATCAAAAAAGGAATAAAGGCAACAGAAATAATCAACTGGTTAAAAGAAGATTTTGAATTAGGACATGGACACGCTACAGCAATGTATGCCTATATTAATGGAAAACGTGAATAA